The following proteins are encoded in a genomic region of Anomaloglossus baeobatrachus isolate aAnoBae1 chromosome 6, aAnoBae1.hap1, whole genome shotgun sequence:
- the CSRNP1 gene encoding cysteine/serine-rich nuclear protein 1, translating into MSGLLKRKYEALEDDFTYSSSSSSPSSSATSSGGETDDEFNYSSRPALSDFTPISILKTAKRVKKNNVHFDRVIVFYFQRCQGFTSVPSRGGCTLGMRQKHSYSRQFTLEEFSREQLNRRREKLKEYLKEEKLLALKNMFTKNGTVVSEKANNLSIDDICDEDIDMTNVEVEDGFNPLIYSAKKRRRLLKRKGVKKIDKSEKHELNEIRKSREQCGCDCQDSCEPETCGCILAGIKCQRDHSTFPCGCTKDGCGNQNGRVEFNSSRVQTHFYHTVMKLELEEKSQNDDDDGNDKPKLSCNERLNPFACSSMASNEDQERTASTTTSTTSDTAPYHFNTDLEPAGENSCSSDTTDSSSSSGQSEGSESPFELASSSDKSEPDFEEDYLARILHFNDSEYEDNSTDCQDNLSFFHTTDFFCDKVYESLYTSEKSDGGFYSSSNSLSNISKCVDENANQGADCFTDNEISMAISTDSTEPLLKNYMDISLSSEAFEIPDETEYNFGPLYNSLNEYENLCSQQCLVTLLPGFTPAADTTASFLESLISSSESCNDNQYLEDALKSPSPFESLIA; encoded by the exons ATGAGTGGGTTACTGAAACGCAAATATGAAGCATTGGAAGATGACTTCACATACTCGTCTTCCTCTTCATCCCCATCATCATCCGCCACCTCTTCTGGGGGGGAAACTGATGACGAGTTTAACTACAGCTCCAGGCCGGCTCTGAGCGACTTCACCC caataTCCATCTTAAAGACAGCAAAGAGGGTTAAGAAGAATAATGTCCATTTTGATCGGGTGATTGTCTTCTACTTCCAACGATGCCAAGGTTTCACAAGCGTGCCAAGTCGGGGCGGTTGCACTCTGGGCATGAGGCAAAAACACAGCTACAGCAGGCAGTTCACATTAGAAGAATTCTCCAGGGAACAGTTGAACCGGCGCAGGGAGAAGCTAAAGGAATACTTAAAAGAAGAAAAGCTCTTGGCTTTAAAGAATATG ttTACAAAGAATGGTACAGTGGTGTCAGAAAAGGCCAATAACCTCAGCATAGATGACATCTGTGATGAAGATATTGACATGACCAACGTAGAAGTCGAAGATGGTTTCAATCCGCTAATTTACTCTGCCAAGAAACGACGACGATTGCTCAAGAGAAAAGGAGTGAAGAAGATTGACAAAAGTGAAAAGCatgaacttaatgaaatccggaagtcaagagaacaATGTGGCTGCGATTGCCAGGACTCCTGCGAGCCAGAGACATGCGGTTGTATCTTGGCAGGCATCAAATGTCAG AGAGATCATTCAACTTTCCCATGTGGATGTACGAAGGATGGATGTGGAAATCAAAATGGAAGAGTAGAATTCAATTCCTCCAGGGTACAGACTCATTTTTACCATACGGTTATGAAACTTGAGCTTGAGGAGAAAAGtcaaaatgatgatgatgatgggaatgACAAGCCCAAATTGTCATGCAATGAAAGGTTGAACCCCTTTGCGTGCTCATCTATGGCGTCTAATGAAGATCAAGAAAGGACTGCTTCCACCACTACTAGCACCACCTCAGACACTGCTCCCTACCATTTCAACACTGACTTGGAGCCAGCCGGTGAAAACAGTTGCAGCAGTGACACAACAGACAGCTCATCCTCCTCTGGTCAGAGTgaaggctctgaaagtccatttgaaCTTGCTTCTTCCTCTGATAAGTCCGAGCCAGATTTTGAGGAAGACTATCTGGCGAGGATTCTTCATTTCAACGATTCTGAGTATGAGGACAACAGCACTGACTGCCAGGACAACTTGAGTTTCTTTCATACTACGGATTTCTTCTGTGATAAGGTTTACGAATCTCTCTACACCTCCGAAAAGTCAGATGGTGGTTTTTACTCCTCCTCCAACTCTTTATCGAACATTTCAAAGTGCGTAGATGAAAATGCGAACCAAGGGGCGGATTGCTTTACTGACAATGAGATATCTATGGCCATCTCTACTGATTCTACCGAGCCACTTTTAAAAAACTACATGGATATCAGCCTTTCCTCGGAAGCCTTCGAGATCCCAGATGAAACCGAGTACAATTTTGGACCTCTTTACAATTCCTTGAATGAATATGAAAACTTGTGTTCTCAGCAGTGTCTGGTGACGCTCCTTCCTGGATTTACCCCGGCTGCAGACACTACTGCCAGCTTCTTGGAATCTTTAATTAGTTCTTCAGAATCCTGTAATGACAATCAATACTTAGAGGATGCCTTAAAATCGCCATCTCCTTTTGAATCCCTTATAGCATAA